From Hirundo rustica isolate bHirRus1 chromosome 19, bHirRus1.pri.v3, whole genome shotgun sequence, a single genomic window includes:
- the HIC1 gene encoding hypermethylated in cancer 1 protein has protein sequence MRVHRDLSWLAEATGRPGRRARSGMLDAMEVPSHSRQLLLQLNTQRTKGFLCDVIIVVQNALFRAHKNILAASSAYLKSLVVHDNLLNLDHEMVSPGIFRLILDFIYTGRLAECEPGSEQSLGAVLAAASYLQIPGLVALCKKKLKRSGKYCHLRGGYAPYKLGRGLRAATPVIQACYSGTPRPVDLPPVEPAAPLNTQCGELYASAAQGAPLHPHGLCPPERHCSPPCGLDLSKKSPTGPSAQLLPTDRLLPGEPREPSLPPRHDSPPVSAGLLGSHAAAYKDSPPGGEPGGHPHAPDPFRGTPPCAEPPLPRADGRELMYRWMKHEPLGPYLDEGEAEKELEREEKAESPPAAPQPRYPSVESNDLEPDNSTSEETGSSEGPSPGDALDRYCNHLGYEPESLGDNLYVCIPCGKGFPSSEQLNAHVEAHNEEELYHKAAAEQAVPFLDKGGPGLGDILRPYRCSSCDKSYKDPATLRQHEKTHWLTRPYPCTICGKKFTQRGTMTRHMRSHLGLKPFACDACGMRFTRQYRLTEHMRIHSGEKPYECQVCGGKFAQQRNLISHMKMHAAGPDGKAKLDFPDSVYAMARLTADQLGLKQEKAAELLSHTSHFLSDPKAMESLYPLAKFTAEHLGLSQDKAAEVLAQAPHLHAEAARTIERYSPP, from the exons ATGAGAGTTCACCGAGACCTCAGCTGGCTGGCGGAGGCCACCGGACGCCCAG GGCGGCGGGCGAGGAGCGGGATGCTGGACGCCATGGAGGTGCCGAGCCACTCgcggcagctgctgctgcagctgaacacGCAGCGCACCAAGGGCTTCCTGTGCGACGTGATCATCGTGGTGCAGAACGCGCTTTTCCGAGCGCACAAGAACATCCTGGCCGCCAGCAGCGCCTACCTCAAGTCGCTGGTGGTCCACGACAACCTGCTCAACCTGGACCATGAGATGGTGAGCCCCGGCATCTTCCGCCTCATCCTCGACTTCATCTACACCGGCCGCCTGGCCGAGTGCGAGCCGGGCAGCGAGCAGAGCCTGGGCGCTGTGCTGGCTGCCGCCAGCTACCTCCAGATCCCCGGCTTGGTGGCCCTTTGCAAGAAGAAGCTGAAGCGCAGCGGCAAGTACTGCCACCTGCGCGGGGGCTACGCGCCCTACAAGCTGGGCCGCGGGCTGCGGGCCGCCACGCCGGTTATCCAGGCTTGCTACTCGGGGACGCCGCGGCCCGTGGACCTGCCGCCCGTGGAGCCGGCGGCGCCGCTCAACACGCAGTGCGGGGAGCTGTACGCCTCGGCCGCCCAGGGCGCCCCGCTGCACCCCCACGGGCTGTGCCCGCCCGAGCGCCACTGCTCGCCGCCCTGCGGCCTCGACCTCTCCAAGAAGAGCCCCACCGGCCCCTCcgcccagctcctgcccaccGACCGCCTGCTGCCCGGCGAGCCCCGCGAGCCCTCGCTGCCCCCGCGGCACGACAGCCCCCCCGTCAGCGCTGGCCTCCTGGGCAGCCACGCCGCCGCCTACAAGGACTCCCCGCCGGGCGGCGAGCCGGGGGGGCACCCCCACGCCCCCGACCCCTTCCGCGGCACGCCGCCCTGCGCCGAGCCCCCGCTGCCCCGCGCGGACGGGCGAGAGCTGATGTACCGCTGGATGAAGCACGAGCCCCTGGGCCCCTACCTGGACGAGGGGGAGGcggagaaggagctggagcgggAGGAGAAGGCCGAATCGCCGCCTGCGGCGCCGCAGCCCCGCTACCCCAGCGTGGAGAGCAACGACCTGGAGCCCGATAACAGCACGAGCGAGGAGACGGGCAGCAGCGAGGGCCCCTCGCCCGGCGACGCTCTGGACCGCTACTGCAACCACCTGGGCTACGAGCCGGAGAGCCTGGGCGACAACCTGTACGTCTGCATCCCCTGCGGCAAGGGCTTCCCCAGCTCCGAGCAGCTCAACGCCCACGTGGAGGCCCACAACGAAGAGGAGCTCTATCACAAGGCGGCGGCCGAGCAGGCCGTGCCCTTCCTGGACAAAGGCGGCCCGGGGCTGGGTGACATCTTGCGGCCTTACCGCTGCTCCTCCTGCGACAAGTCCTACAAGGACCCGGCCACGCTGCGGCAGCACGAGAAGACGCACTGGCTGACGCGCCCCTACCCCTGCACCATCTGCGGCAAGAAGTTCACGCAGCGCGGCACCATGACCCGCCACATGCGCAGCCACCTCGGCCTGAAGCCCTTCGCCTGCGACGCCTGCGGGATGCGCTTCACCCGGCAGTACCGCCTGACCGAGCACATGCGCATCCACTCGGGCGAGAAGCCCTACGAGTGCCAGGTGTGCGGCGGGAAGTTCGCCCAGCAGCGCAACCTCATCAGCCACATGAAGATGCACGCGGCCGGCCCCGACGGCAAAGCCAAGCTGGACTTCCCCGACAGCGTCTACGCCATGGCCCGTCTCACCGCCGACCAGCTGGGGCTCAAGCAGGAGAAGGCGGCCGAGCTGCTCTCCCACACCTCGCACTTCCTCAGCGACCCCAAGGCCATGGAGAGCCTCTACCCCCTGGCCAAGTTCACGGCGGAGCACCTGGGGCTGAGCCAGGACAAGGCGGCCGAGGTGCTGGCGCAGGCTCCCCACCTGCACGCCGAGGCCGCCCGGACCATAGAGCGATACTCGCCCCCCTAG